A single Mustelus asterias unplaced genomic scaffold, sMusAst1.hap1.1 HAP1_SCAFFOLD_74, whole genome shotgun sequence DNA region contains:
- the LOC144483485 gene encoding histone H2B 1/2-like produces the protein MANEKKSTSKPAPKKETKKVMKKPVTKGGKKRRKWRKDSYSICIYKVMKQVHPDTGISSKAMSIMNSFMNDMFERIAGEASRLAHYNKRSTISSRAIQTAVRLLLPGELAKHAVSEGTKAVTKYSSSK, from the coding sequence ATGGCTAATGAGAAGAAATCAACATCGAAACCAGCTCCCAAGAAGGAAACGAAGAAAGTGATGAAGAAACCGGTAACAAAGGGCGGGAAGAAGCGGCGAAAGTGGAGGAAGGACAGTTACTCCATCTgcatctacaaagtgatgaagcaggttcaccctgACACCGGCATCTCatccaaggccatgagcatcatgaactcgttcATGAACGATATGTTCGAGCGCATCGcgggtgaggcttcccgcctggcccattacaataagcgcagcaccatcagctcccgggcgatccagaccgccgtgcgcctgctgctgcccggggaactggccaagcacgccgtatcggaagggacaaaggcggtgaccaagtacaGCAGCTCCAAGTAA